A part of Deltaproteobacteria bacterium genomic DNA contains:
- the groEL gene encoding chaperonin GroEL (60 kDa chaperone family; promotes refolding of misfolded polypeptides especially under stressful conditions; forms two stacked rings of heptamers to form a barrel-shaped 14mer; ends can be capped by GroES; misfolded proteins enter the barrel where they are refolded when GroES binds; many bacteria have multiple copies of the groEL gene which are active under different environmental conditions; the B.japonicum protein in this cluster is expressed constitutively; in Rhodobacter, Corynebacterium and Rhizobium this protein is essential for growth) yields the protein GGVAVIRVGAATEVEMKEKKARVEDALHATRAAVEEGVVPGGGVALLRALPAVRKVTAKGDRKFGVSIVERALEEPARQIAQNAGVDGSIVISKIMEGKDDFGFDAQEETYGNLIQKGILDPTKVTRQAITNACSVSGLMLTTECMISEIPKKDDGPPMGGGMGGMGGMGGMGGMGGMM from the coding sequence AGGCGGTGTGGCTGTGATCCGCGTCGGTGCAGCCACCGAGGTCGAGATGAAGGAGAAGAAGGCCCGCGTGGAGGATGCGCTTCATGCAACCCGCGCGGCGGTGGAGGAAGGCGTCGTTCCCGGCGGCGGTGTCGCGCTGCTCCGCGCCCTGCCGGCGGTCCGCAAGGTCACGGCCAAGGGCGACCGCAAGTTCGGCGTGTCGATCGTCGAGCGTGCCCTTGAGGAACCGGCCCGGCAGATCGCCCAGAACGCCGGCGTGGACGGCTCGATCGTCATCTCCAAGATCATGGAGGGCAAGGACGACTTCGGCTTCGACGCACAGGAAGAAACGTACGGCAACCTTATCCAGAAGGGCATTCTGGATCCGACCAAGGTTACCCGCCAGGCGATCACCAATGCCTGCTCGGTGTCGGGGCTGATGCTTACGACCGAGTGCATGATCAGCGAAATCCCCAAGAAGGATGACGGCCCGCCGATGGGTGGCGGCATGGGTGGAATGGGCGGCATGGGCGGCATGGGTGGAATGGGCGGCATGATGTAA
- a CDS encoding carboxymuconolactone decarboxylase family protein, whose product MPFSKRTPGSLREYAYWLWETAQRVPSLVRTESGADGIDGRFREEVMLAVTAVNDCRYCRFVHGSLAEYEGVELDEIQKMMKTDWEPGDQRLAAAVHYARECAEAGKLPPSKASRAALGRLFDEKEVRAIEASIAGIMVGNLTGNTFDALLARFTGERRFREEGWVREAVIASAALAGGLSALAMGAAARGAARLPFRRRLRAAQR is encoded by the coding sequence ATGCCTTTTAGCAAGCGCACTCCAGGCTCCCTCCGTGAATACGCATACTGGCTGTGGGAAACGGCGCAGCGCGTCCCGTCTCTGGTCCGGACCGAATCTGGGGCAGACGGGATTGACGGCCGGTTCCGCGAGGAGGTGATGCTCGCGGTGACGGCGGTGAACGACTGCCGCTATTGCCGCTTTGTGCACGGCTCGCTGGCGGAGTACGAAGGCGTCGAACTGGACGAGATCCAGAAGATGATGAAAACGGACTGGGAGCCGGGGGATCAGCGCCTGGCGGCTGCCGTCCATTATGCCCGGGAATGTGCCGAAGCGGGGAAACTGCCGCCTTCGAAGGCGAGCCGTGCGGCACTGGGCAGGCTGTTTGATGAAAAGGAAGTTCGCGCCATTGAGGCATCGATTGCCGGGATCATGGTGGGGAATCTGACCGGCAACACATTCGATGCCCTTCTTGCCCGCTTTACCGGTGAGCGCCGGTTTCGCGAGGAAGGCTGGGTCAGGGAGGCCGTCATCGCCAGCGCGGCACTCGCTGGTGGCCTGTCCGCCCTGGCCATGGGCGCGGCGGCCCGGGGTGCCGCCCGGCTGCCATTCCGCCGCCGGCTCCGTGCGGCGCAACGCTAG
- the amt gene encoding ammonium transporter yields the protein MPAATEAVPAPEAPPPEAEAAGTGGAEDKLAALEQQAADLKIAADTIWTMIAGFLVFFMNAGFALLESGLCRKKNAATILGKNFTVFGAATIAYWLLGFSLMFGNGSSFLGALSPFVGDASLYESLSWTSIPIEAKFFFQLAFAATAATIVSGCVDERNKYGSFIVFSFLLTILVYPFPGKWIWGAGWLADKGFWDFAGSTVVHSVGGWAGLAGILIIGPRIGKYGTDGKVHPIPGHSIPLAVLGTLILWLGWFGFNPGSTMGADFNAIAHIAMTTNIAAAAGLLAATGVAALKFGKPDINMSLNGALAGLVAITAPCAWVTPGGAFLIGAIGGVLCVFSILFWDKIKIDDPVGALSVHLVNGIWGTLAVGLFAAPGFAGGDAQPGLGLFYGGGMGQVIPQIIGIVSVGAFTLTASLILWTVIKVTIGARVTEEEEVEGLDYMEIGVEAYVGDTIHANR from the coding sequence ATGCCGGCCGCAACCGAAGCAGTCCCGGCTCCCGAAGCACCGCCGCCCGAAGCTGAAGCAGCCGGGACAGGCGGCGCTGAAGACAAGCTGGCTGCCCTGGAGCAGCAGGCCGCCGACCTGAAGATCGCCGCCGATACCATCTGGACGATGATCGCCGGCTTTCTGGTTTTCTTCATGAACGCCGGTTTTGCTCTCCTCGAGAGCGGCCTGTGCCGGAAGAAGAATGCCGCGACAATCCTTGGCAAGAACTTCACGGTATTCGGAGCGGCAACCATCGCTTACTGGCTGCTGGGGTTTTCGCTCATGTTCGGAAACGGGAGCAGCTTCCTGGGCGCGCTGTCACCATTTGTCGGCGATGCATCACTCTACGAATCACTGAGCTGGACCTCCATACCCATTGAGGCCAAGTTCTTCTTCCAGCTCGCCTTCGCCGCCACCGCCGCCACGATTGTCTCCGGCTGTGTGGACGAACGGAACAAGTACGGCTCCTTCATCGTGTTTTCGTTCCTGCTGACGATTCTCGTCTATCCGTTCCCCGGCAAGTGGATCTGGGGCGCCGGCTGGCTGGCTGACAAGGGCTTCTGGGATTTCGCCGGCTCGACGGTAGTTCACTCGGTGGGCGGCTGGGCCGGTCTGGCGGGCATTCTCATCATCGGACCGCGCATCGGCAAATACGGCACCGATGGCAAGGTACATCCAATCCCCGGCCACTCGATCCCGCTCGCCGTTCTGGGAACGCTGATCCTGTGGCTCGGCTGGTTCGGGTTCAACCCGGGCTCCACGATGGGAGCTGACTTCAACGCCATCGCCCACATCGCCATGACAACCAATATCGCCGCGGCCGCCGGCCTGCTGGCCGCAACCGGAGTTGCCGCCCTGAAGTTCGGCAAGCCCGACATCAACATGTCGCTGAACGGCGCCCTGGCAGGCCTGGTCGCCATTACTGCGCCCTGCGCCTGGGTGACTCCGGGCGGCGCTTTCCTGATCGGCGCCATTGGCGGCGTGCTCTGCGTTTTCAGCATCCTGTTCTGGGACAAGATCAAGATTGACGACCCCGTGGGCGCACTCTCCGTTCATCTGGTGAACGGCATCTGGGGCACACTCGCCGTGGGCCTGTTCGCCGCACCCGGCTTTGCCGGAGGCGACGCTCAGCCCGGTCTTGGGCTGTTCTATGGCGGCGGCATGGGGCAGGTGATACCCCAGATCATCGGCATCGTCTCGGTAGGAGCGTTCACCCTGACTGCAAGCCTCATCCTGTGGACGGTCATCAAGGTGACGATCGGTGCCCGGGTTACCGAGGAAGAAGAGGTCGAGGGTCTCGACTACATGGAAATCGGCGTCGAGGCCTACGTAGGCGACACAATCCACGCCAACCGCTGA
- a CDS encoding P-II family nitrogen regulator, with protein MKKVETIIKPFKLDEVKEALSGIGIKGMTVGEVKGFGRQKGHTELYRGAEYVVDFLPKVRLEVVVDDEKVDEVVDTIKRTANTGRIGDGKIFVTPLEQVVRIRTGETGKDAI; from the coding sequence ATGAAAAAAGTCGAAACGATCATCAAGCCATTCAAGCTCGATGAAGTGAAGGAAGCCCTTTCGGGTATCGGTATCAAGGGGATGACCGTGGGAGAAGTGAAGGGGTTCGGCCGCCAGAAGGGGCATACCGAACTGTACCGCGGCGCCGAATATGTCGTCGATTTCCTGCCGAAAGTACGGCTGGAAGTCGTCGTTGATGACGAGAAGGTTGATGAAGTCGTGGATACGATCAAGCGTACGGCCAATACCGGACGTATCGGCGACGGCAAGATTTTCGTGACTCCCCTGGAACAGGTGGTCCGTATCCGCACCGGCGAGACCGGAAAGGACGCCATCTAG
- the glnA gene encoding type I glutamate--ammonia ligase — MTTAKDVLKMIKDHGVEMVDLKFVDFLGTWQHKSHPINMIDEDVFVSGLGFDGSSIRGWQGIQESDMLQVPDPATARIDPFMQHPTLSMICDIVDPITKEPYSRDPRNIAKKAEAYLKASGVGDIAYFGPEPEFFIFDDARYEVQHHKASFSVDSGEAHWNSNRDEGGNLGYKIRQKEGYFPVAPYDTQQDIRTEMCLVMQKVGIAIETHHHEVATAGQAEIDMVFDQMLPMADKVMWYKYICRNVARRHGKVVTFMPKPISGDNGSGMHTHQSIWKGGKNLFAGDGYGGLSQFGLHYIGGILKHAKALNAFTNPTLNSYRRLVPGFEAPVSLAYSCRNRSASCRIPMYSQNPKSKRVEVRFPDAACNPYIAFAAMLMAGLDGVQNKIDPGDALDKNLYDLPPEELANVPQACGSLEEALEALEKDHKFLLKGDVFTKDVVETQIAWKQQNELDTARFAVPPIEHKLYFDVG; from the coding sequence ATGACGACAGCCAAAGATGTTCTCAAGATGATCAAGGACCACGGGGTTGAGATGGTTGATCTCAAGTTCGTGGACTTTCTCGGGACCTGGCAGCACAAGTCCCATCCCATCAACATGATCGATGAAGATGTATTCGTGAGCGGCCTCGGTTTCGACGGCAGCTCGATCCGCGGATGGCAGGGTATCCAGGAGTCTGACATGCTTCAGGTTCCGGACCCGGCGACGGCACGGATTGATCCGTTCATGCAGCACCCGACGCTTTCGATGATCTGCGACATCGTGGATCCGATCACGAAGGAGCCCTATTCACGGGATCCGCGCAACATCGCCAAGAAGGCTGAGGCATATCTCAAGGCTTCCGGCGTGGGCGATATTGCCTACTTCGGTCCCGAACCCGAGTTCTTTATCTTCGATGATGCCCGTTACGAAGTGCAGCATCACAAGGCGTCGTTCTCGGTCGATTCGGGCGAAGCCCACTGGAACTCGAACCGGGACGAGGGCGGAAACCTTGGCTACAAGATCCGCCAGAAGGAAGGGTATTTCCCTGTAGCTCCGTACGATACCCAGCAGGATATCCGGACGGAGATGTGCCTGGTTATGCAGAAGGTCGGCATCGCCATCGAAACGCATCACCACGAGGTGGCCACCGCTGGCCAGGCCGAGATCGACATGGTGTTCGACCAGATGCTTCCCATGGCCGACAAGGTCATGTGGTACAAGTATATCTGCCGCAACGTGGCGCGCCGGCACGGCAAGGTCGTGACCTTCATGCCGAAGCCGATCTCGGGCGACAACGGATCGGGCATGCATACCCACCAGTCGATCTGGAAGGGCGGGAAGAACCTGTTTGCCGGCGACGGCTACGGCGGACTCTCCCAGTTCGGCCTGCACTACATTGGCGGCATCCTGAAGCATGCCAAGGCGCTCAACGCCTTCACGAACCCGACGCTGAACTCCTACCGGCGTCTGGTTCCGGGCTTCGAGGCGCCGGTGTCCCTGGCGTACTCGTGCCGTAACCGGTCGGCTTCCTGCCGTATCCCGATGTACAGCCAGAACCCGAAATCCAAGCGGGTCGAGGTGCGGTTCCCCGACGCCGCCTGCAACCCGTACATTGCCTTCGCGGCGATGCTCATGGCTGGACTCGATGGCGTGCAGAACAAGATCGATCCGGGTGACGCGCTCGACAAGAACCTCTACGACCTGCCGCCGGAGGAACTGGCCAACGTGCCGCAGGCCTGCGGCTCGCTGGAAGAGGCGCTCGAGGCGCTTGAGAAGGACCACAAGTTCCTGCTCAAGGGCGACGTGTTCACCAAGGACGTGGTCGAAACGCAGATCGCCTGGAAGCAGCAGAACGAACTCGATACGGCCCGCTTCGCGGTGCCGCCGATCGAGCACAAGCTGTATTTCGACGTGGGCTGA
- a CDS encoding glycosyltransferase has protein sequence MPEVSVLIPVYNGEAHVEVALETVLAQRGPSFEAVVVDDGSTDSTPAILERFGRYPRVRVLTVPHDGIASALRSGMQACSGEFICRMDSDDLMPPDRIAVQTDYLRSHPEIGLVGGQVRHEPAEGGAGFPAGLDGMARYVDWMNSQRTHDEMFEAIWTDSPLAHPSVMFRKPLAEQAGGYRMVPWAEDTDLWYRLFLAGAGFAKVDAETVVWRDRPDRLTRTDPDHYGQERLAVMKAHYLPRFFRRARQGGVTLLGAGPFGRRIARALRSEGVAVNRFVDVDPAKIGRTRSGVPVVPVTELGAGDSDLLVAAVGQRGARQEIVAALGNRGIPYPEPGRPREETRVVFCH, from the coding sequence ATGCCGGAAGTCTCGGTCCTTATTCCTGTCTATAATGGTGAAGCACATGTCGAGGTGGCGCTGGAGACCGTACTTGCCCAGCGGGGACCGTCGTTTGAGGCCGTGGTGGTTGATGACGGCTCCACCGACTCCACGCCGGCCATACTGGAACGGTTCGGTCGGTACCCCAGGGTCCGGGTCCTGACCGTTCCGCATGACGGAATTGCATCGGCGCTCAGGTCCGGAATGCAGGCATGCAGTGGCGAGTTTATCTGCCGGATGGACTCCGACGATCTCATGCCGCCGGACCGTATCGCCGTCCAGACGGACTACCTGCGGTCGCACCCGGAGATCGGCCTCGTCGGCGGACAGGTCCGGCACGAACCGGCAGAGGGGGGGGCGGGTTTTCCTGCCGGTTTGGACGGCATGGCTCGCTATGTGGACTGGATGAACAGCCAGCGGACCCATGACGAGATGTTTGAGGCCATCTGGACCGATTCGCCGCTTGCCCATCCTTCGGTGATGTTCCGCAAGCCGCTGGCCGAACAGGCAGGGGGATACCGGATGGTCCCTTGGGCCGAAGATACGGACCTGTGGTACCGGCTCTTCCTTGCCGGAGCTGGATTTGCCAAGGTCGATGCCGAGACGGTTGTCTGGCGGGACCGTCCGGACCGGCTCACCCGGACCGATCCGGACCACTATGGACAGGAACGGCTCGCCGTGATGAAAGCGCACTATCTCCCCCGGTTTTTCCGGCGGGCCCGGCAGGGTGGTGTGACGTTGCTCGGTGCGGGACCGTTCGGCCGCCGGATCGCCCGTGCGCTCCGGTCGGAAGGCGTTGCAGTCAACCGGTTCGTGGATGTTGATCCCGCCAAGATCGGCCGGACCCGGTCGGGAGTGCCGGTCGTGCCCGTGACGGAACTCGGTGCAGGAGACAGTGACCTGCTGGTGGCGGCGGTTGGCCAGCGCGGTGCCCGTCAGGAAATCGTTGCCGCGCTGGGGAACCGGGGTATTCCTTACCCGGAACCCGGCCGGCCCAGGGAGGAGACCCGCGTTGTCTTCTGCCACTGA
- a CDS encoding chemotaxis protein CheW, producing MSSATDATEMTGGARQSRDDRWLVVETAGFQFAIPMEILDAVVEIQSSRIKRSQGRRRPGYLGIVEWAGDERELRSLAEQVGLQSRVAEAYPTLVTTIEGVGAGGGTGEPYFWAVERVVASVENGSVQVEPAPARWWAGGETVFTGLWWHGGAPVWVVDLARVVRRAGGGESAA from the coding sequence TTGTCTTCTGCCACTGATGCCACTGAAATGACCGGGGGAGCGAGGCAGTCCCGTGATGACCGGTGGCTCGTGGTCGAGACTGCCGGTTTCCAGTTTGCCATACCGATGGAAATCCTCGATGCGGTGGTGGAAATACAGTCATCGCGGATCAAGCGGAGCCAGGGCCGCCGCCGGCCGGGTTATCTGGGAATTGTCGAATGGGCGGGTGATGAACGCGAACTCCGCTCGCTCGCCGAACAGGTCGGCCTCCAGTCACGGGTAGCGGAAGCCTATCCGACGCTCGTGACGACGATCGAAGGGGTGGGCGCAGGCGGCGGTACCGGTGAGCCATACTTCTGGGCAGTCGAGAGGGTTGTGGCATCAGTGGAAAACGGCTCCGTGCAGGTCGAGCCGGCTCCGGCCAGGTGGTGGGCCGGCGGCGAGACGGTTTTTACCGGTTTGTGGTGGCATGGGGGGGCACCCGTGTGGGTCGTGGACCTGGCGCGAGTGGTACGCCGGGCGGGCGGGGGAGAATCGGCCGCATGA
- a CDS encoding response regulator, producing the protein MPKKVLVADDSITIQRAVQISFANHPDFVLEFARDGDEALAKAKAAKPDVVVADVVMPKKSGYDVADALKGQGIPVVLLKVGSEAYNEARATAAGVAGAIQKPFETTALVELVTAASSGTAPKAAAAPAAAKPVAAPKPAAPPPPKAAPVSLEDETDSWDLGEPEAAPAPVKASPPPAPAPKPAAAPVAPKPPPAPAPKAPPAPPPAAVEEEAWDLGEPEAAPLSATSLEADVEVSVETASESEAWDMGEPEAAPATVEVEAESAGETWDLGEPEAAPAAAAEALMAGGGSEIEVELSADSGDAWDLGEPEAAPASTPPPAVKIPVTAPPPPPAPKAAPAPSMPPPAIAAPAARAPAPVDPAQIEAAVRQAVELALRPMIDESVKRIAKAISEEFPKIAERLIQNEIDRLKEG; encoded by the coding sequence ATGCCCAAAAAAGTTCTGGTCGCTGACGATTCAATTACCATCCAGCGGGCCGTACAGATTTCCTTTGCGAATCATCCGGATTTCGTTCTGGAGTTCGCCAGGGATGGCGACGAAGCGCTTGCCAAGGCCAAGGCGGCGAAGCCTGATGTCGTGGTAGCTGACGTCGTGATGCCCAAGAAGTCCGGTTATGATGTGGCGGACGCGCTGAAGGGGCAGGGAATCCCGGTTGTTCTGCTCAAGGTCGGCTCTGAGGCCTATAATGAGGCCCGTGCCACCGCCGCCGGTGTGGCGGGCGCCATCCAGAAACCATTTGAAACGACCGCGCTTGTTGAATTGGTCACTGCCGCTTCATCCGGCACTGCCCCCAAGGCTGCAGCCGCACCAGCAGCGGCAAAGCCGGTGGCTGCCCCGAAACCGGCGGCTCCACCACCGCCCAAGGCCGCGCCGGTATCCCTGGAAGACGAAACCGACTCATGGGATCTGGGTGAACCAGAAGCCGCTCCAGCTCCCGTGAAGGCTTCGCCGCCGCCAGCCCCGGCGCCCAAGCCTGCGGCGGCACCTGTAGCGCCGAAACCGCCGCCTGCTCCGGCACCGAAGGCACCTCCCGCCCCGCCGCCAGCCGCGGTGGAGGAAGAGGCGTGGGATCTGGGAGAACCCGAAGCGGCTCCTCTGTCTGCCACCTCGCTGGAGGCCGACGTGGAAGTTTCGGTCGAGACGGCTTCCGAATCGGAAGCATGGGATATGGGTGAACCGGAAGCGGCTCCCGCCACCGTCGAGGTCGAAGCCGAGTCTGCCGGAGAAACCTGGGATCTGGGCGAACCGGAGGCGGCTCCAGCCGCGGCAGCCGAAGCACTGATGGCTGGTGGCGGTTCCGAGATCGAAGTGGAACTGTCCGCCGACTCCGGAGATGCGTGGGATCTGGGAGAGCCCGAAGCGGCTCCGGCAAGCACTCCACCGCCGGCAGTAAAGATTCCGGTCACGGCTCCTCCTCCCCCTCCGGCTCCGAAGGCTGCCCCGGCTCCTTCCATGCCTCCGCCTGCAATTGCCGCACCGGCTGCTCGGGCTCCGGCTCCGGTCGATCCCGCACAGATCGAAGCGGCCGTCCGGCAGGCAGTCGAGCTGGCCCTGCGGCCCATGATCGACGAATCGGTGAAGCGGATCGCCAAGGCGATTTCCGAGGAGTTCCCGAAGATCGCCGAGCGCCTTATCCAGAACGAAATCGACCGTCTCAAGGAAGGGTGA
- a CDS encoding valine--tRNA ligase, with amino-acid sequence MSTTHEIPTTFDPGTYEENWLRRWLESGIFAADPGAPGEPFSIVIPPPNVTGALHMGHALNNTVMDILCRYHRMRGRNVLWLPGTDHAGIATQSVVERELAKEKKTRHDIGREQFVIRVWKWKEEYGSRIIHQLKRLGSSCDWSRERFTMDEGLSLAVREVFVRLYREGLIYKGEYLVNWCPASRSAISDLEVEYREENGNLWHIRYPLADGSGHLVVATTRPETMLGDTAVAVNPEDDRYRHLHGKSVRLPLMDREIPVITDGMVDREFGTGAVKITPAHDPNDYRAGHRHKLPMINVMNPDGTINGNGGPYQGLDRYEARKRIVADLEAQGLLEKVGKHRNRVGYSQRHGVPVEPLISEQWFVKTGPLAAEALKAVKDGRTTFHPAQWANTYYAWMERIEDWCISRQLWWGHQIPAWYCGDCGHINVEMSAPVKCTKCGSKNLRQDEDVLDTWFSSGLWPFSTMGWPDETETLRKYYPTSVLVTAHDIIFFWVARMMMMGLHFMGEVPFRNVYIHALVRDAEGQKMSKTKGNVIDPLSVVDEVGADSVRFTLAAFAAQGRDIRLSRDRIEGYRKFITKLWNAARFVQMKLGGPVPELVPESKMSPADLWVRRELGIASREVARAIEAYEFDKAALAAYHFVWGTYCDWYIEFVKQDLAEGADPARSEVARSVLGNTLLDTLKLLHPFVPFVTDELASRLKPGGEFLMKGNFPATEVPEASEAIRQVENLRLAITAVRNIRGELNVKPSGFVDVQVRGEGAALLLGQFRGQFTALARIRTLSELAAGAARPKASAQAAVGRLEIIVTFPDGIEVEKERDRLVKQIAGREDELKKLTQKLSNQGFVANADPDLVDEYRERESGLKLELEKLKQSLARLADFGAA; translated from the coding sequence ATGAGCACGACCCACGAAATCCCCACGACCTTTGACCCCGGCACCTATGAGGAAAACTGGCTCAGGCGCTGGCTTGAGTCCGGCATTTTCGCAGCCGATCCCGGTGCGCCCGGCGAGCCGTTTTCCATCGTGATCCCTCCACCGAATGTCACCGGCGCGCTGCATATGGGCCATGCGCTGAACAACACGGTCATGGACATCCTCTGCCGGTATCACCGGATGCGGGGACGCAACGTGCTCTGGCTTCCCGGCACCGACCACGCCGGTATTGCCACGCAATCCGTGGTTGAGCGCGAACTGGCGAAGGAGAAAAAAACCCGCCATGACATCGGGCGCGAACAGTTCGTCATCCGTGTCTGGAAGTGGAAGGAAGAGTACGGCTCGCGGATCATCCATCAGCTCAAGCGGCTGGGATCATCCTGCGACTGGTCACGCGAACGGTTCACGATGGACGAGGGCCTGAGCCTCGCCGTCCGGGAAGTATTCGTCCGGCTCTACCGGGAAGGCCTGATCTACAAGGGCGAGTATCTTGTCAACTGGTGTCCGGCGTCGCGGTCGGCCATCAGCGATCTCGAAGTCGAATACCGGGAAGAAAACGGCAATCTCTGGCATATCCGGTATCCCCTGGCTGACGGTTCGGGCCATCTCGTCGTGGCGACCACCCGGCCTGAGACGATGCTCGGCGACACAGCCGTTGCCGTGAATCCCGAAGACGACCGCTATCGCCATCTCCACGGGAAAAGCGTCCGGCTTCCGCTCATGGACCGGGAGATTCCCGTCATCACCGACGGGATGGTGGACCGGGAGTTTGGTACCGGCGCCGTGAAAATCACCCCGGCGCATGATCCGAACGACTACCGCGCTGGGCACCGCCACAAGCTGCCGATGATCAACGTGATGAACCCCGATGGTACGATCAACGGGAACGGCGGGCCGTACCAGGGGCTGGATCGCTATGAGGCGCGAAAGCGGATCGTGGCTGACCTGGAAGCGCAGGGGCTTCTGGAAAAGGTCGGGAAGCACCGGAACCGGGTGGGCTACTCCCAGCGTCATGGTGTGCCGGTGGAACCACTTATCTCGGAACAGTGGTTCGTGAAAACGGGGCCGCTGGCCGCCGAGGCGCTGAAGGCCGTCAAGGACGGGCGGACCACGTTTCATCCGGCCCAGTGGGCCAATACCTACTATGCCTGGATGGAGCGTATCGAGGACTGGTGCATTTCGCGCCAGCTCTGGTGGGGTCACCAGATCCCTGCCTGGTACTGCGGGGACTGCGGACACATCAACGTCGAGATGTCCGCGCCGGTAAAATGCACCAAATGCGGGTCGAAGAACCTCCGGCAGGACGAGGACGTTCTGGATACCTGGTTTTCGTCAGGGCTCTGGCCGTTTTCGACGATGGGATGGCCCGACGAAACCGAAACGTTGCGGAAATACTACCCGACCTCGGTTCTGGTCACGGCCCACGACATTATCTTTTTCTGGGTTGCCCGCATGATGATGATGGGTCTGCACTTCATGGGCGAGGTGCCGTTCCGCAATGTTTATATTCATGCACTGGTGCGGGATGCCGAAGGGCAGAAGATGTCCAAGACCAAGGGGAACGTCATTGATCCCCTGTCGGTCGTCGATGAGGTCGGAGCCGATTCGGTCCGGTTCACGCTGGCGGCATTTGCCGCGCAGGGGCGGGATATCCGGCTCTCGCGGGACCGGATCGAGGGCTACCGGAAATTCATCACCAAGCTCTGGAATGCGGCCCGGTTTGTCCAGATGAAGCTGGGCGGACCGGTGCCGGAACTGGTGCCGGAATCGAAAATGTCGCCGGCTGACCTGTGGGTCCGCCGGGAGCTGGGCATTGCCTCCAGGGAAGTCGCCCGGGCCATCGAGGCATACGAGTTCGACAAGGCCGCGCTCGCCGCCTACCACTTCGTCTGGGGTACCTACTGCGACTGGTACATCGAGTTCGTGAAGCAGGATCTGGCTGAAGGCGCCGACCCGGCACGCAGCGAGGTGGCCAGAAGCGTCCTGGGCAACACGCTGCTGGATACACTGAAACTGCTGCACCCGTTTGTCCCGTTTGTGACGGACGAACTGGCCTCACGCCTGAAACCCGGCGGAGAGTTCCTGATGAAGGGAAATTTCCCCGCCACGGAAGTCCCCGAAGCGAGCGAGGCCATCCGGCAGGTCGAGAACCTGCGGCTGGCCATTACCGCCGTCCGGAACATTCGTGGCGAGCTGAACGTGAAGCCCTCCGGGTTTGTCGATGTGCAGGTCCGGGGCGAGGGCGCGGCGCTTCTTCTTGGACAGTTCCGGGGCCAGTTCACCGCGCTTGCCCGCATACGCACCCTGTCGGAGCTTGCCGCCGGTGCCGCCCGGCCAAAGGCGTCAGCGCAGGCGGCCGTCGGCAGGCTGGAAATCATTGTTACCTTCCCCGATGGTATCGAGGTGGAGAAGGAGCGTGACCGGCTGGTGAAGCAGATCGCAGGCCGCGAGGATGAACTGAAAAAGCTGACCCAGAAACTGTCGAACCAGGGATTTGTGGCCAATGCGGATCCGGACCTTGTGGACGAATACCGCGAGCGGGAATCCGGACTGAAGCTGGAACTGGAAAAACTGAAGCAGTCGCTCGCCCGGCTGGCTGATTTCGGGGCAGCCTGA